A portion of the Phocoena sinus isolate mPhoSin1 chromosome 9, mPhoSin1.pri, whole genome shotgun sequence genome contains these proteins:
- the CALU gene encoding calumenin isoform X3: protein MDLRQFLTCLSLCTAFALSKPTEKKDRVHHEPQLSDKVHNDAQSFDYDHDAFLGAEEAKTFDQLTPEESKERLGKIVSKIDGDKDGFVTVDELKDWIKFAQKRWIYEDVERQWKGHDLNEDGLVSWEEYKNATYGYVLDDPDPDDGFNYKQMMVRDERRFKMADKDGDLIATKEEFTAFLHPEEYDYMKDIVVQETMEDIDKNADGFIDLEEYIGDMYSHDGNADEPEWVKTEREQFVEFRDKNRDGKMDKEETKDWILPSDYDHAEAEARHLVYESDQNKDGKLTKEEIVDKYDLFVGSQATDFGEALVRHDEF, encoded by the exons ATGGACCTGCGACAGTTTCTTACATGCCTGTCCCTGTGCACAGCCTTTGCCTTGAGCAAGCCCACGGAAAAGAAGGACCGTGTACACCATGAGCCTCAGCTCAGTGATAAAGTTCACAATGATGCTCAGAGTTTTGATTATGACCATGATGCCTTCTTGGGTGCTGAAGAAGCAAAAACCTTTGATCAGCTGACACCAGAAGAGAGCAAGGAAAGACTTGG AAAGATTGTAAGTAAAATAGATGGCGACAAGGACGGGTTTGTCACTGTGGATGAGCTCAAAGACTGGATTAAATTTGCACAAAAGCGCTGGATTTACGAGGATGTAGAGCGACAGTGGAAGGGGCATGACCTCAATGAGGACGGCCTCGTTTCCTGGGAAGAGTATAAAAATGCCACCTACGGCTACGTTTTAG atgaTCCAGACCCTGATGATGGATTTAACTATAAACAGATGATGGTTAGAGATGAGCGGAGGTTTAAAATGGCAGACAAGGATGGAGACCTCATTGCCACAAAGGAGGAATTCACAGCTTTCCTGCACCCTGAGGAGTATGACTACATGAAGGATATAGTAGTACAG GAAACAATGGAAGATATAGATAAGAATGCTGATGGTTTCATTGATCTGGAGGAGTATATTG GTGACATGTACAGCCATGATGGAAATGCTGATGAGCCAGAATGGGTAAAGACTGAGAGAGAACAGTTTGTTGAGTTTCGAGATAAGAACCGAGATGGGAAGATGGATAAGGAAGAGACCAAAGACTGGATCCTTCCCTCAGACTATGATCATGCAGAGGCAGAAGCCAGGCACCTAGTCTACGAATCCGACCAGAACAAG GATGGCAAGCTTACCAAGGAGGAGATTGTTGACAAGTATGATTTATTTGTGGGTAGCCAGGCCACAGATTTTGGTGAGGCCTTAGTACGACATGACGAGTTCTGA
- the CALU gene encoding calumenin isoform X2 → MKKTDLIIMDLRQFLTCLSLCTAFALSKPTEKKDRVHHEPQLSDKVHNDAQSFDYDHDAFLGAEEAKTFDQLTPEESKERLGMIVDKIDADKDGFVTEGELKSRIKHAQKKYIYDNVENQWQEFDLNQDGLISWDEYRNVTYGTYLDDPDPDDGFNYKQMMVRDERRFKMADKDGDLIATKEEFTAFLHPEEYDYMKDIVVQETMEDIDKNADGFIDLEEYIGDMYSHDGNADEPEWVKTEREQFVEFRDKNRDGKMDKEETKDWILPSDYDHAEAEARHLVYESDQNKDGKLTKEEIVDKYDLFVGSQATDFGEALVRHDEF, encoded by the exons ATGAAGAAAACTG atctGATTATCATGGACCTGCGACAGTTTCTTACATGCCTGTCCCTGTGCACAGCCTTTGCCTTGAGCAAGCCCACGGAAAAGAAGGACCGTGTACACCATGAGCCTCAGCTCAGTGATAAAGTTCACAATGATGCTCAGAGTTTTGATTATGACCATGATGCCTTCTTGGGTGCTGAAGAAGCAAAAACCTTTGATCAGCTGACACCAGAAGAGAGCAAGGAAAGACTTGG AATGATTGTAGATAAAATAGACGCGGATAAAGATGGGTTTGTGACGGAGGGGGAGCTGAAATCCCGGATTAAGCATGCCCAGAAGAAATACATATATGACAATGTTGAAAACCAATGGCAGGAGTTTGATTTGAATCAAGACGGCTTAATCTCCTGGGATGAGTACAGAAACGTGACTTATGGCACTTACCTGG atgaTCCAGACCCTGATGATGGATTTAACTATAAACAGATGATGGTTAGAGATGAGCGGAGGTTTAAAATGGCAGACAAGGATGGAGACCTCATTGCCACAAAGGAGGAATTCACAGCTTTCCTGCACCCTGAGGAGTATGACTACATGAAGGATATAGTAGTACAG GAAACAATGGAAGATATAGATAAGAATGCTGATGGTTTCATTGATCTGGAGGAGTATATTG GTGACATGTACAGCCATGATGGAAATGCTGATGAGCCAGAATGGGTAAAGACTGAGAGAGAACAGTTTGTTGAGTTTCGAGATAAGAACCGAGATGGGAAGATGGATAAGGAAGAGACCAAAGACTGGATCCTTCCCTCAGACTATGATCATGCAGAGGCAGAAGCCAGGCACCTAGTCTACGAATCCGACCAGAACAAG GATGGCAAGCTTACCAAGGAGGAGATTGTTGACAAGTATGATTTATTTGTGGGTAGCCAGGCCACAGATTTTGGTGAGGCCTTAGTACGACATGACGAGTTCTGA
- the CALU gene encoding calumenin isoform X4, whose product MDLRQFLTCLSLCTAFALSKPTEKKDRVHHEPQLSDKVHNDAQSFDYDHDAFLGAEEAKTFDQLTPEESKERLGMIVDKIDADKDGFVTEGELKSRIKHAQKKYIYDNVENQWQEFDLNQDGLISWDEYRNVTYGTYLDDPDPDDGFNYKQMMVRDERRFKMADKDGDLIATKEEFTAFLHPEEYDYMKDIVVQETMEDIDKNADGFIDLEEYIGDMYSHDGNADEPEWVKTEREQFVEFRDKNRDGKMDKEETKDWILPSDYDHAEAEARHLVYESDQNKDGKLTKEEIVDKYDLFVGSQATDFGEALVRHDEF is encoded by the exons ATGGACCTGCGACAGTTTCTTACATGCCTGTCCCTGTGCACAGCCTTTGCCTTGAGCAAGCCCACGGAAAAGAAGGACCGTGTACACCATGAGCCTCAGCTCAGTGATAAAGTTCACAATGATGCTCAGAGTTTTGATTATGACCATGATGCCTTCTTGGGTGCTGAAGAAGCAAAAACCTTTGATCAGCTGACACCAGAAGAGAGCAAGGAAAGACTTGG AATGATTGTAGATAAAATAGACGCGGATAAAGATGGGTTTGTGACGGAGGGGGAGCTGAAATCCCGGATTAAGCATGCCCAGAAGAAATACATATATGACAATGTTGAAAACCAATGGCAGGAGTTTGATTTGAATCAAGACGGCTTAATCTCCTGGGATGAGTACAGAAACGTGACTTATGGCACTTACCTGG atgaTCCAGACCCTGATGATGGATTTAACTATAAACAGATGATGGTTAGAGATGAGCGGAGGTTTAAAATGGCAGACAAGGATGGAGACCTCATTGCCACAAAGGAGGAATTCACAGCTTTCCTGCACCCTGAGGAGTATGACTACATGAAGGATATAGTAGTACAG GAAACAATGGAAGATATAGATAAGAATGCTGATGGTTTCATTGATCTGGAGGAGTATATTG GTGACATGTACAGCCATGATGGAAATGCTGATGAGCCAGAATGGGTAAAGACTGAGAGAGAACAGTTTGTTGAGTTTCGAGATAAGAACCGAGATGGGAAGATGGATAAGGAAGAGACCAAAGACTGGATCCTTCCCTCAGACTATGATCATGCAGAGGCAGAAGCCAGGCACCTAGTCTACGAATCCGACCAGAACAAG GATGGCAAGCTTACCAAGGAGGAGATTGTTGACAAGTATGATTTATTTGTGGGTAGCCAGGCCACAGATTTTGGTGAGGCCTTAGTACGACATGACGAGTTCTGA
- the CALU gene encoding calumenin isoform X1 has product MKKTDLIIMDLRQFLTCLSLCTAFALSKPTEKKDRVHHEPQLSDKVHNDAQSFDYDHDAFLGAEEAKTFDQLTPEESKERLGKIVSKIDGDKDGFVTVDELKDWIKFAQKRWIYEDVERQWKGHDLNEDGLVSWEEYKNATYGYVLDDPDPDDGFNYKQMMVRDERRFKMADKDGDLIATKEEFTAFLHPEEYDYMKDIVVQETMEDIDKNADGFIDLEEYIGDMYSHDGNADEPEWVKTEREQFVEFRDKNRDGKMDKEETKDWILPSDYDHAEAEARHLVYESDQNKDGKLTKEEIVDKYDLFVGSQATDFGEALVRHDEF; this is encoded by the exons ATGAAGAAAACTG atctGATTATCATGGACCTGCGACAGTTTCTTACATGCCTGTCCCTGTGCACAGCCTTTGCCTTGAGCAAGCCCACGGAAAAGAAGGACCGTGTACACCATGAGCCTCAGCTCAGTGATAAAGTTCACAATGATGCTCAGAGTTTTGATTATGACCATGATGCCTTCTTGGGTGCTGAAGAAGCAAAAACCTTTGATCAGCTGACACCAGAAGAGAGCAAGGAAAGACTTGG AAAGATTGTAAGTAAAATAGATGGCGACAAGGACGGGTTTGTCACTGTGGATGAGCTCAAAGACTGGATTAAATTTGCACAAAAGCGCTGGATTTACGAGGATGTAGAGCGACAGTGGAAGGGGCATGACCTCAATGAGGACGGCCTCGTTTCCTGGGAAGAGTATAAAAATGCCACCTACGGCTACGTTTTAG atgaTCCAGACCCTGATGATGGATTTAACTATAAACAGATGATGGTTAGAGATGAGCGGAGGTTTAAAATGGCAGACAAGGATGGAGACCTCATTGCCACAAAGGAGGAATTCACAGCTTTCCTGCACCCTGAGGAGTATGACTACATGAAGGATATAGTAGTACAG GAAACAATGGAAGATATAGATAAGAATGCTGATGGTTTCATTGATCTGGAGGAGTATATTG GTGACATGTACAGCCATGATGGAAATGCTGATGAGCCAGAATGGGTAAAGACTGAGAGAGAACAGTTTGTTGAGTTTCGAGATAAGAACCGAGATGGGAAGATGGATAAGGAAGAGACCAAAGACTGGATCCTTCCCTCAGACTATGATCATGCAGAGGCAGAAGCCAGGCACCTAGTCTACGAATCCGACCAGAACAAG GATGGCAAGCTTACCAAGGAGGAGATTGTTGACAAGTATGATTTATTTGTGGGTAGCCAGGCCACAGATTTTGGTGAGGCCTTAGTACGACATGACGAGTTCTGA